One genomic segment of Devosia sp. includes these proteins:
- a CDS encoding iron ABC transporter permease: protein MAPTYDRGISRGMGRIWVYGMLVAGLGAAMLMSLTLGYKVYTLAEVWAALSAHDGSETATVIAGLRLPRALIAPLAGAALGMAGVLVQTLSRNRIASPDTLGLNAGASLAVVLATVVFGVQSLVGLSMAAALGALITSIVVFGVAAGAGGLSPLKIVLVGVTFASLAHAVVEIILTSNEAQLQQLLFWLSGAFVDRPISLFFNGLPVVLAGAALAFLLSVALDAMQADDSTAASLGVPLLAVRGLSFLAVSLLTGAAVSMAGPVAFVGLVVPHIARRLVGLRHRHQLAAAALSGAIYATLADVAARFVIYPVEAPVGAITAVVGAVALLALLVRRLA from the coding sequence GTGGCGCCAACTTATGATCGCGGCATTTCGCGAGGCATGGGCCGCATCTGGGTCTATGGCATGCTGGTTGCCGGGCTCGGGGCAGCCATGCTGATGAGCCTTACCCTGGGCTACAAGGTCTATACGCTCGCCGAAGTCTGGGCGGCGCTCAGTGCCCATGATGGATCGGAAACAGCCACGGTGATTGCCGGCCTCCGTCTGCCGCGCGCCCTCATCGCGCCGCTGGCGGGGGCGGCGCTCGGCATGGCCGGCGTCCTCGTCCAGACCCTGTCGCGCAATCGCATCGCCTCGCCCGATACGCTGGGCCTCAATGCCGGGGCGTCGCTGGCCGTGGTGCTGGCAACGGTGGTGTTTGGGGTGCAGTCCCTCGTGGGCCTCTCCATGGCGGCAGCGCTCGGGGCCCTCATCACCAGCATCGTCGTTTTCGGCGTCGCGGCCGGGGCAGGCGGGCTCTCCCCGCTCAAGATCGTGCTTGTCGGCGTGACCTTTGCAAGCCTCGCCCATGCCGTGGTCGAAATCATCCTCACCAGCAATGAAGCGCAGCTGCAGCAATTGCTGTTCTGGCTTTCGGGCGCCTTTGTCGACCGGCCGATCAGTCTGTTTTTCAACGGGCTGCCGGTGGTACTGGCGGGCGCGGCACTGGCCTTTCTGCTCAGCGTGGCGCTCGACGCCATGCAGGCCGATGATTCCACGGCCGCCAGCCTCGGCGTGCCGCTGCTGGCCGTTCGCGGCCTGTCCTTTCTCGCGGTGTCGTTGCTGACCGGGGCGGCGGTTTCGATGGCCGGGCCGGTGGCCTTTGTCGGCCTAGTCGTGCCGCATATTGCCCGGCGGCTGGTGGGCCTGCGCCACCGGCACCAGCTGGCCGCTGCGGCCCTGAGCGGAGCCATCTATGCCACGCTCGCCGATGTCGCGGCGCGCTTCGTCATCTATCCGGTCGAGGCCCCGGTTGGTGCCATCACCGCCGTGGTGGGTGCGGTGGCGCTGCTCGCCCTCTTGGTGCGGAGGCTGGCATGA
- a CDS encoding iron ABC transporter permease, giving the protein MTTTTLEPRASLARPSATVILVLAVFVLLALAGIGFGSTWIALDTVAHVLLGGGEKTEKLVVLQLRLPRVLAAALAGGAIAFAGYLLQRITRNELASPGVLGVVDGAALGVVLFMAVFSNESNSLMVPVAWQPLAAAIGAMTAISLVFLLSGRQASSAVRLLLFGIAVAAVCKALTTIFMLIGPIYQASQAARWLAGAVNTINWTEIQLMLAVLIPVGLVAALAARHLPPADLDDTSSRSIGLNLPVYRIFIFFLAALLTAGAVSFAGGVSFIGLMAPHLARLLVGRARFAGIVVSILLGAIILVGADLLIRVAFAPLEVPAGTVTAVIGAPYFLFLLMRKDKTNG; this is encoded by the coding sequence ATGACCACTACAACGCTTGAGCCGCGCGCCAGCCTGGCCCGTCCCTCGGCAACCGTGATCCTCGTCCTGGCTGTTTTCGTCCTGCTTGCGCTGGCCGGGATCGGCTTTGGATCGACCTGGATTGCGCTCGACACGGTCGCTCATGTCCTGCTCGGCGGCGGTGAAAAGACCGAAAAGCTGGTGGTGCTGCAATTGCGCCTGCCGCGGGTCCTGGCAGCGGCGCTGGCCGGTGGCGCCATCGCCTTTGCCGGCTATCTGCTGCAGCGCATCACGCGCAACGAGCTCGCTTCGCCCGGCGTGCTGGGTGTCGTCGATGGCGCGGCGCTGGGCGTCGTGCTGTTCATGGCGGTGTTTTCGAACGAAAGCAATTCGCTGATGGTCCCGGTCGCCTGGCAACCCCTTGCCGCGGCGATTGGCGCCATGACCGCCATCAGCCTCGTCTTCCTGCTCTCCGGGCGCCAGGCGTCATCGGCGGTGCGCCTGCTGCTCTTCGGCATTGCGGTTGCTGCCGTCTGCAAGGCGCTGACCACCATATTCATGCTGATCGGCCCGATCTACCAGGCTTCGCAAGCCGCCCGCTGGCTGGCCGGAGCTGTCAACACCATCAACTGGACCGAAATCCAGCTCATGTTGGCCGTACTGATCCCTGTGGGTTTGGTTGCTGCCCTTGCGGCGCGGCATCTGCCGCCGGCTGATCTCGACGACACCTCTTCGCGCAGCATCGGTCTCAACCTGCCTGTCTATCGCATCTTCATCTTTTTTCTCGCGGCGCTGCTGACAGCGGGCGCCGTTTCCTTTGCCGGTGGGGTGAGCTTTATCGGGCTCATGGCGCCCCATCTGGCGCGCCTGCTCGTGGGTCGTGCGCGGTTCGCAGGTATTGTGGTTTCAATCCTGTTGGGCGCAATCATACTGGTGGGTGCGGACCTGCTCATCCGCGTGGCCTTCGCGCCGCTCGAAGTGCCGGCTGGTACCGTCACCGCGGTCATCGGCGCGCCCTATTTCCTCTTCCTGCTCATGCGCAAGGACAAGACCAATGGATGA
- a CDS encoding ABC transporter ATP-binding protein: MDDQLSSRIEVKALTLSYGADVILDALSLPIPKGQITVLAGPNGCGKSTLLRAIRRLHAPQSGQVLLDAEDISRLNGKALGRRIGLLVQSPSAPQDMTVEELVRLGRYPHQAMLQPWSPGDDAAVAAAMAGTGVDTMRHRRIGSLSGGQLQRAWIAMVLAQETDTICLDEPVNHLDMAHQLDCLELVTQLNREKGRTIVLVLHDLNLAARYADQLVFVADGRVRERGAPEVMMRADLIAEVFDVNAEIITDPVHNRPICIPHRRQSR; encoded by the coding sequence ATGGATGACCAGCTTTCAAGCCGCATCGAGGTCAAGGCGCTGACCCTGTCCTACGGCGCAGACGTGATCCTGGATGCGTTGAGCCTGCCGATCCCCAAGGGACAGATCACGGTTCTGGCCGGTCCCAATGGCTGCGGAAAGTCGACGCTTTTGCGGGCCATCCGGCGTCTGCATGCGCCCCAATCGGGGCAGGTTCTGCTCGATGCCGAGGATATTTCCAGGCTCAACGGCAAGGCGCTGGGCCGCCGGATCGGCCTTTTGGTGCAAAGCCCGAGCGCGCCCCAGGACATGACGGTGGAAGAGCTGGTGCGGCTGGGGCGCTATCCGCACCAGGCCATGCTGCAACCCTGGAGCCCGGGTGACGATGCCGCCGTCGCCGCCGCCATGGCGGGTACGGGAGTCGATACCATGCGGCACCGCCGCATCGGATCGCTGTCCGGCGGGCAATTGCAGCGCGCCTGGATCGCCATGGTGCTCGCGCAGGAAACCGACACGATCTGCCTCGACGAGCCGGTGAACCATCTCGACATGGCCCATCAGCTCGATTGCCTTGAACTGGTCACCCAGCTCAACCGGGAAAAGGGACGGACGATCGTGCTCGTGCTGCACGACCTCAATTTGGCTGCGCGCTACGCCGATCAACTGGTCTTCGTCGCGGACGGGCGGGTCCGCGAACGTGGCGCCCCCGAAGTGATGATGCGCGCCGACCTCATTGCCGAGGTTTTCGACGTCAATGCGGAAATCATCACCGATCCGGTGCACAACCGGCCGATCTGCATTCCCCATCGCCGGCAGTCCCGGTAG
- the msrA gene encoding peptide-methionine (S)-S-oxide reductase MsrA produces MFFRQKPLTLPSAADALPGRQAEMSIAPNHFVNGAPLKGPHAEGLETIYFGLGCFWGAERLFWTLPGVVVTAVGYQGGTTPNPTYEEVCSGMTGHTEAVQVVYDPKITALDTLLKRFWEEHDPTQGMRQGNDVGTQYRSAIYTTTSQQAEIVEKSRAAYQAALAKRGLGPITTEIGAAGPFYYAETYHQQYLAKNPNGYCGLAGTGVSCPIGLGVAAG; encoded by the coding sequence ATGTTCTTCCGCCAGAAGCCACTGACCCTGCCCTCCGCTGCCGATGCCCTGCCTGGCCGCCAGGCAGAAATGTCCATTGCGCCCAATCACTTCGTCAATGGCGCACCGCTCAAAGGCCCCCATGCCGAGGGTCTTGAAACGATCTATTTTGGCCTCGGATGCTTCTGGGGTGCCGAGCGCCTGTTCTGGACATTGCCGGGTGTGGTGGTGACGGCGGTGGGTTACCAGGGTGGGACGACGCCGAACCCGACCTATGAGGAGGTGTGCTCCGGCATGACCGGGCATACCGAGGCGGTCCAGGTGGTCTATGACCCCAAAATCACTGCGCTGGACACCTTGCTCAAGCGCTTCTGGGAGGAGCATGATCCGACCCAGGGCATGCGCCAGGGCAATGATGTGGGCACGCAATACCGCTCGGCGATCTATACGACGACGTCGCAACAGGCTGAAATCGTTGAGAAAAGCCGGGCTGCGTACCAAGCCGCCCTGGCCAAGCGCGGTCTCGGGCCGATCACTACCGAGATCGGGGCGGCGGGTCCGTTCTATTATGCCGAGACCTATCACCAGCAATATCTGGCCAAGAATCCCAACGGCTATTGCGGCCTGGCGGGGACGGGCGTGAGCTGCCCGATCGGGCTGGGCGTGGCTGCCGGCTGA
- a CDS encoding metalloregulator ArsR/SmtB family transcription factor, whose amino-acid sequence MDRLTTTFSALADPTRRAILARLLDGPASINQLAEPFAMTLPTVSRHIKVLADAGLVEKEKAAQARFCRLAPDALALADDWLADYRRYFESRFDRLDAQLRAEASPKGDQS is encoded by the coding sequence ATGGATCGGCTTACGACGACGTTCTCGGCCCTGGCGGACCCGACCCGGCGCGCTATCCTGGCGCGCCTGCTCGATGGGCCTGCCAGCATCAATCAGCTTGCCGAGCCCTTTGCCATGACGCTGCCGACAGTGTCGCGCCACATCAAGGTGCTGGCCGATGCCGGGCTAGTGGAAAAGGAGAAGGCCGCGCAGGCGCGCTTCTGCCGGCTGGCGCCGGATGCGCTTGCCCTGGCCGACGACTGGCTTGCGGACTACCGGCGGTATTTCGAAAGCCGTTTCGACCGGCTCGACGCCCAGTTGCGCGCCGAGGCCAGCCCCAAGGGAGACCAATCATGA
- a CDS encoding SRPBCC domain-containing protein has translation MTRHGFTITRHFSVPVEKVFDAFTQPDKLNWFFNPGHRPDLPTTVDLRVGGYWRQEMIVNADHRYVTGGQYLEIKAPRLLVLAWGAVDGWPRLDPDNPGAGPSIRIALSPQGGGTHMDFAVELPDDMSETEARKWLDSGMHDGWSMTLDRLVAAMAEGGER, from the coding sequence ATGACCCGCCATGGCTTCACCATCACCCGGCATTTTTCCGTCCCGGTCGAGAAGGTGTTTGACGCCTTCACCCAGCCGGACAAGCTCAATTGGTTCTTCAATCCCGGGCATCGCCCGGACCTGCCGACCACGGTCGACCTGCGGGTGGGCGGCTATTGGCGCCAGGAAATGATCGTCAATGCCGACCATCGCTATGTCACCGGCGGGCAATATCTGGAAATTAAGGCGCCGCGCCTGCTGGTGCTGGCCTGGGGCGCCGTGGATGGCTGGCCGCGCCTCGACCCGGACAATCCGGGTGCCGGGCCAAGCATCAGGATTGCGCTCTCGCCCCAGGGGGGCGGCACGCACATGGATTTTGCCGTGGAACTGCCCGATGACATGTCCGAAACCGAGGCCCGCAAATGGCTCGACAGCGGCATGCATGACGGCTGGAGCATGACGCTGGACCGGCTGGTCGCGGCAATGGCGGAGGGTGGCGAGCGTTGA
- a CDS encoding TetR family transcriptional regulator C-terminal domain-containing protein, translating into MAARKVKPADPAGTPVRRQHKADVKAASSHGTARPRPLTRIQKEKQDIILEAALAVFSVHGFRGATIDQIAEVAGMSKPNLLYYFPKKEEIHRRLIGTLLDTWLAPLRDMDEDGDPFTEIRSYIRRKLEMARDFPRESRLFANEMLRGAEHVIDMIEVDLKTLVDEKAKVLLAWMDQGKLGRADPYHLIFSIWATTQHYADFDVQVRAVLGKGRNGEGRFEDAARYLEHLFMHGLTPRPRPDYKPLTPGK; encoded by the coding sequence ATGGCAGCGCGAAAAGTCAAACCGGCCGACCCTGCAGGCACCCCCGTCCGGCGGCAGCACAAGGCCGATGTCAAGGCCGCATCCAGCCATGGAACGGCGCGCCCGCGGCCGCTGACCCGCATCCAGAAGGAAAAGCAGGACATCATCCTCGAGGCGGCGCTGGCGGTCTTTTCAGTGCACGGCTTCCGGGGGGCGACCATCGATCAGATCGCCGAGGTCGCCGGCATGAGCAAGCCGAACCTGCTCTATTACTTCCCCAAGAAGGAAGAGATTCACCGCCGGCTGATCGGCACCCTGCTCGACACCTGGCTGGCGCCGCTGCGCGACATGGACGAAGACGGCGACCCCTTTACCGAAATCCGCTCCTATATCCGCCGCAAGCTGGAAATGGCGCGCGACTTTCCGCGCGAAAGCCGCCTCTTTGCCAATGAAATGCTGCGCGGCGCCGAGCATGTCATCGACATGATCGAGGTCGATCTCAAGACCCTGGTCGATGAAAAGGCCAAGGTGCTGCTGGCCTGGATGGACCAGGGCAAGCTGGGCCGCGCCGATCCCTATCACCTGATCTTTTCGATCTGGGCCACCACCCAGCACTATGCCGATTTCGACGTGCAGGTGCGCGCCGTCCTCGGCAAGGGCCGCAATGGCGAAGGCCGCTTCGAAGACGCCGCACGTTATCTCGAACACCTGTTCATGCACGGCCTGACCCCCCGCCCCAGGCCCGACTACAAGCCGCTGACACCGGGCAAGTAG